The Burkholderia lata genome contains a region encoding:
- a CDS encoding OsmC family protein, giving the protein MPDRIRIRQRWSASMECKVSWMGQDGMAFSAETGSGHLVTMDGAPEGGGHNLAPRPMEMVLLGTGGCTAYDVVLILKKSRQEVSGCSVTLKAERASEDPKVFTKVHFHFTVTGRNLNPSTVERAINLSHDKYCSASIMIAKTAELTHSFDIVAA; this is encoded by the coding sequence ATGCCGGATCGAATCCGAATCAGGCAACGCTGGAGTGCAAGCATGGAATGCAAAGTAAGCTGGATGGGCCAGGACGGCATGGCGTTTTCCGCCGAGACCGGCAGCGGCCACCTCGTCACGATGGATGGCGCGCCCGAAGGCGGCGGCCACAACCTCGCGCCGCGCCCGATGGAAATGGTGCTGCTCGGCACCGGCGGCTGCACGGCCTATGACGTCGTGCTGATCCTGAAGAAGAGCCGCCAGGAAGTCAGCGGCTGCTCGGTCACGCTGAAGGCCGAGCGCGCGAGCGAAGATCCGAAGGTATTCACGAAGGTGCACTTCCACTTCACCGTCACCGGGCGCAACCTGAACCCGTCCACGGTCGAGCGCGCGATCAACCTGTCGCACGACAAGTATTGCTCCGCGTCGATCATGATCGCGAAGACGGCCGAACTCACGCATTCGTTCGACATCGTCGCCGCCTGA
- a CDS encoding class II glutamine amidotransferase produces MCQLLGMNCAAPTDVTFSFTGFAARGGLTDHHADGWGIAFFEDKACRLFIDHQASATSPIAEMVKRYPIKSKNTIAHIRKATQGHILLENSHPFMRELWGRHWIFAHNGDLQDYAPDMDGSVYHPVGTTDSEQAFCVLMQGLRAAFPGAQPPLPELFERVGELTRGITDHGVFNFLMSNGQALFAHCSTRLHYLVRRWPFSTAHLVDEDLSIDFAKYTTPEDRVAVIATQPLTDNEVWTAFEPGELIMFQCGDVAARMQIPVPERVLEKLRNPALDASASAPRDAREALATAAEVDSDDAIDF; encoded by the coding sequence ATGTGCCAACTCTTAGGAATGAACTGCGCCGCGCCGACGGACGTCACATTCTCCTTCACAGGTTTCGCGGCCCGGGGCGGGCTCACCGATCACCACGCCGACGGCTGGGGCATCGCGTTCTTCGAAGATAAAGCCTGCCGCCTGTTCATCGATCACCAGGCCTCGGCCACGTCGCCGATCGCCGAAATGGTGAAGCGCTACCCGATCAAGTCCAAGAACACGATCGCGCACATCCGCAAGGCGACGCAAGGCCACATCCTGCTCGAGAACAGCCATCCGTTCATGCGCGAGCTGTGGGGCCGGCACTGGATCTTCGCGCATAACGGCGACCTGCAGGACTACGCACCGGACATGGACGGCAGCGTCTACCATCCGGTCGGCACGACCGACAGCGAACAGGCATTCTGCGTGCTGATGCAGGGACTGCGCGCAGCATTCCCCGGCGCGCAGCCGCCGTTGCCCGAACTGTTCGAGCGCGTCGGCGAGCTGACGCGCGGGATCACCGATCACGGCGTGTTCAACTTCCTGATGTCGAACGGCCAGGCGCTGTTCGCGCACTGCTCGACGCGGCTGCACTACCTCGTGCGGCGCTGGCCGTTCTCGACCGCGCATCTCGTCGACGAAGACCTGTCGATCGACTTCGCGAAATACACGACGCCCGAGGATCGCGTCGCGGTGATCGCGACGCAGCCGCTCACGGACAACGAGGTCTGGACCGCATTCGAGCCGGGCGAGCTGATCATGTTCCAGTGCGGCGACGTCGCCGCACGGATGCAGATCCCGGTGCCCGAACGCGTGCTCGAGAAGCTGCGCAATCCGGCGCTCGACGCGTCGGCATCGGCGCCGCGCGACGCACGCGAGGCGCTCGCCACGGCCGCAGAAGTCGATTCCGACGACGCAATCGACTTCTGA
- the pyrC gene encoding dihydroorotase: MTASNASSPATLSLARPDDWHLHLRDGDMLAAVLPHTARQFGRAIVMPNLKPPVTTTAQAQAYRERILAALPAGMTFEPLMTLYLTDNTPPDEIRRARESGFVHGVKLYPAGATTNSDHGVTDLAKCAKTLEAMQETGMPLLVHGEVTDASIDLFDREKVFIDRVMTPLRRDFPGLKVVFEHITTKDAADYVRDADAAPGLLGATITAHHLLYNRNALFVGGIRPHYYCLPVLKRETHRVALVEAATSGNPRFFLGTDSAPHARDAKETACGCAGCYTALHALELYAEAFDTAGALDKLEGFASFFGADFYGLPRSAETVTLRREAWELPREIFAGDTPVVPLRGGETIGWKLA; this comes from the coding sequence ATGACTGCCTCGAACGCTTCTTCCCCGGCGACGCTCTCGCTCGCCCGTCCCGACGACTGGCACCTGCACCTGCGAGACGGCGACATGCTGGCCGCCGTGCTGCCGCACACCGCACGCCAGTTCGGCCGTGCAATCGTCATGCCGAACCTGAAGCCGCCGGTGACGACCACCGCGCAGGCGCAGGCCTATCGCGAGCGCATCCTCGCCGCGCTGCCGGCCGGGATGACGTTCGAACCGCTGATGACGCTGTACCTGACCGACAACACGCCGCCCGACGAGATCCGCCGCGCGCGCGAAAGCGGCTTCGTGCACGGCGTGAAGCTGTATCCGGCCGGCGCGACGACGAATTCCGACCACGGCGTCACCGATCTCGCGAAATGCGCGAAGACGCTCGAGGCGATGCAGGAAACTGGCATGCCGCTGCTGGTGCACGGCGAAGTGACCGATGCGTCGATCGACCTGTTCGACCGCGAGAAGGTCTTCATCGACCGCGTGATGACGCCGCTGCGCCGCGATTTCCCGGGCCTGAAGGTCGTGTTCGAACACATCACGACGAAGGATGCGGCCGACTACGTGCGCGACGCCGACGCGGCGCCCGGCCTGCTCGGCGCGACGATCACCGCGCATCACCTGCTGTACAACCGCAATGCGCTGTTCGTCGGCGGGATTCGCCCGCATTACTACTGCCTGCCGGTGCTGAAGCGCGAGACGCATCGCGTCGCGCTCGTCGAGGCCGCGACGTCGGGCAACCCGCGCTTCTTCCTCGGTACCGACAGCGCGCCGCATGCGCGCGACGCGAAGGAAACCGCGTGCGGCTGCGCGGGCTGCTACACGGCGCTGCATGCGCTCGAACTGTATGCGGAAGCGTTCGACACGGCCGGCGCGCTCGACAAGCTGGAAGGCTTCGCGAGCTTCTTCGGCGCCGATTTCTACGGGCTGCCGCGCAGCGCCGAGACGGTCACGCTGCGTCGCGAGGCATGGGAGCTGCCGCGCGAGATCTTCGCAGGCGATACGCCCGTCGTGCCGCTGCGCGGCGGCGAGACGATCGGCTGGAAACTGGCGTGA